From a region of the Butyrivibrio sp. AE3004 genome:
- a CDS encoding restriction endonuclease subunit S, with the protein MIEYKETDIQWLGSIPSSWELKKIKYVLRERIEKNNPVRTSFILSLTAKQGVIPYDEKEGGGNKPKEDVSAYRLAYPGDIVMNSMNILSGSVGLSNYFGCVSPVYYMLRPKDEADDVRFFNYIFQTTMFQRSLFGLGNGILIKESGNGKLNTIRMRIPMDKFGGLYIPIAPREEQHAISDYLDGKCAEIDSLISNIQREIDTLEAYKKSVISESVTKGLDLNAELKDSGIFYMGPINSLWGISKIGYTCTKLTRAFNPEDMAVVCSNKGKVLPRDENATGKMVSEDNAMQGIIKGDIAIHGMDTWHGAIALSDMDGKITRVVHVCDSSEDKRYIVYYMQYLAFQGVYKLISNGVRGNTSDFRSWEKVKDIYIPLPPKSEQERICNYLDDVCQEVDLAIEKKQEQLDILETYKKTIIYEYVTGKKGVPVNA; encoded by the coding sequence ATGATTGAATATAAAGAGACTGATATTCAGTGGCTTGGCTCAATACCTTCCTCGTGGGAATTGAAAAAAATCAAATATGTGTTACGAGAAAGAATTGAAAAGAATAACCCAGTAAGAACGTCTTTTATTTTATCTTTAACGGCAAAACAAGGGGTAATTCCGTATGATGAAAAAGAAGGAGGAGGCAACAAACCTAAAGAGGATGTTTCTGCATATAGATTAGCTTATCCCGGTGATATTGTAATGAATAGTATGAATATACTTTCGGGTTCTGTTGGTTTGTCAAATTATTTTGGCTGCGTAAGCCCTGTATATTACATGCTGCGTCCTAAAGATGAAGCTGATGATGTTCGTTTCTTCAATTACATATTTCAAACCACGATGTTTCAGCGTAGTCTGTTTGGCCTCGGTAATGGAATTCTTATTAAGGAATCTGGTAATGGAAAATTAAACACTATTCGAATGAGAATACCGATGGACAAATTTGGCGGATTGTATATACCTATAGCACCACGTGAGGAACAGCATGCTATTTCAGATTATTTAGATGGAAAGTGTGCGGAAATAGATTCTTTGATAAGTAATATTCAAAGAGAGATAGATACATTAGAAGCGTATAAGAAATCTGTAATTTCGGAATCTGTCACAAAGGGATTAGATCTAAACGCTGAGTTAAAAGATAGTGGCATTTTTTATATGGGACCAATAAACAGTCTTTGGGGAATTTCAAAAATAGGATATACATGTACAAAGCTAACAAGAGCTTTTAACCCCGAGGATATGGCAGTTGTTTGCTCAAATAAGGGAAAAGTATTACCGCGTGATGAAAACGCAACTGGAAAAATGGTAAGCGAAGATAATGCCATGCAAGGAATCATAAAAGGAGACATTGCGATACATGGAATGGATACTTGGCATGGTGCAATTGCCTTGTCCGATATGGACGGGAAAATCACTAGAGTTGTTCACGTCTGCGATAGCTCAGAAGATAAAAGATACATCGTATATTATATGCAATATTTGGCATTCCAAGGTGTATATAAACTCATTTCTAATGGCGTAAGAGGAAATACAAGTGACTTTAGAAGTTGGGAAAAGGTAAAGGATATTTATATACCATTACCTCCTAAAAGTGAGCAAGAGAGAATATGCAATTATCTGGATGATGTGTGCCAGGAGGTCGACTTAGCTATAGAGAAGAAGCAAGAGCAATTGGATATTCTTGAGACATATAAGAAAACAATTATATATGAATATGTAACAGGAAAGAAGGGGGTCCCCGTTAATGCTTGA
- a CDS encoding type I restriction endonuclease subunit R gives MGEKTDVDFLDSTDGAAESGKRIAKYADLLVHHASILSEKEFQKYLLERLERDNGYIIRDAKNFDRYFAIDREMLFSFLNNTQPDTMEYLRKIYKADLEETIVNFINTETTKTRGSLIEVLKHGIEISNQKLDLMYTKPATSFNPELTKKYGQNIFSVMEEVWASDKERIDVVIFLNGLAIMSFELKCNAAGQSYQDAIYQFRTDRNPKTRLFMFKAGTLVNFAMDLEEVYMTTKLDGDATFFLPFNMGNGEGVAAGAGNPVFEDKYSVSYMWEDILTKDTVLDLISKFIFIETKEKVDETTGKIKRSENLIFPRYHQLDVIRKTLADVRENGTAQNYLIQHSAGSGKTNSIAWLAHRLTSLHDADNKIIFNNIVIVTDRVVVDRQLQKAIMGMEHKAGLIRVMDDKCNSADLAIALNGNTKIIATTIQKFPYIVDSVSGLKDKRFAVIIDEAHSSTAGKDMAAVTMALGSGEEVEADVEDLISSEIKRNGKQANVSMFAFTATPKPTTIQLFGRLNKKGQREAFHVYSMKQAIEEGFILDVLQNYTEYSTFYRLNKEIEEDPRCKTNEAKRQIARFIELHDTNIAQRVEVIVEHFRTSVMQELGGQAKAMVITASRQGAVKYRQAFEDYITKKGYEGIHALVAFSGKVKLPDDDTEYTEASMNGFSEDRLTREFDTDAYQVLLVANKYQTGFDQPKLCAMYVLKKLKGVNAVQTLSRLNRICAPYDKKTFVLDFVNTYEEIKAAFAPYYTTTLLSNSVTPSAVYDLEAKIDAYSILDPADIDAANEILYSQKVSGKDKQRLTFFLQKSKKLLDNFDYEEQRNCVAVMRGFVRFYEFLLQVSSFEDTELHKKYNYVAYLLAYINIKHPGGGFNLDGKIKATNFVQKKGEEHTKPKLVADPIMKLPIAEHFGLTEDKEKRLSEIIDEINSRTGKNYDNDVVVKAMLQIRDILMKSEKLKTSAKNNTQKDFEFSYFDDIDDALIEGLSQNQDFFSLMLSNEEMKREVLGIFSDEIYKSLRNA, from the coding sequence ATGGGTGAAAAGACAGATGTTGATTTCCTTGATTCAACAGATGGAGCGGCTGAATCTGGAAAGAGAATCGCTAAATATGCTGATTTGCTTGTTCATCACGCTTCGATTCTGTCAGAGAAGGAGTTTCAGAAATATCTTCTCGAAAGATTGGAACGGGACAATGGTTATATCATAAGAGATGCGAAGAACTTTGACCGTTACTTTGCTATTGATAGAGAAATGCTTTTTTCTTTCTTGAATAATACGCAGCCTGATACTATGGAATATTTAAGAAAGATATATAAGGCTGATTTGGAAGAAACCATTGTTAATTTTATTAATACAGAAACAACTAAAACTCGTGGAAGTTTGATAGAGGTACTTAAGCACGGAATTGAAATATCAAATCAGAAACTCGATTTGATGTATACAAAGCCTGCAACGTCTTTTAATCCTGAACTTACAAAGAAATACGGACAGAATATTTTTTCAGTAATGGAAGAGGTGTGGGCTAGTGATAAGGAACGAATAGATGTTGTTATTTTTTTGAATGGCTTAGCGATAATGTCATTTGAATTAAAGTGCAATGCTGCAGGCCAGTCGTATCAAGATGCTATATATCAATTCCGTACAGATCGAAATCCTAAGACAAGATTATTCATGTTCAAAGCAGGAACTTTGGTTAACTTTGCTATGGATCTCGAAGAAGTATATATGACAACTAAGCTTGATGGAGATGCAACGTTCTTCCTGCCATTTAATATGGGAAATGGTGAAGGCGTAGCAGCCGGAGCAGGTAATCCTGTTTTTGAAGATAAGTACAGTGTGTCATATATGTGGGAAGACATCCTAACCAAGGATACTGTGCTTGATTTGATAAGTAAGTTTATTTTTATAGAGACCAAAGAAAAAGTTGATGAAACTACCGGAAAAATCAAACGTTCTGAAAATCTTATATTCCCTCGATATCATCAGCTTGATGTTATAAGAAAAACTTTGGCAGATGTTCGAGAAAATGGAACGGCACAGAATTATTTAATTCAGCATAGTGCAGGTTCGGGAAAAACGAACTCAATAGCTTGGTTGGCACACAGACTTACATCGCTTCATGATGCAGACAACAAAATAATATTCAACAATATTGTGATTGTTACAGATAGAGTTGTTGTCGATCGCCAGTTGCAAAAGGCTATTATGGGCATGGAACATAAAGCCGGATTGATTCGTGTTATGGATGATAAATGTAATTCGGCGGATTTGGCAATTGCGTTAAATGGTAATACCAAAATAATTGCTACTACTATTCAGAAGTTCCCTTATATCGTAGATAGCGTTTCTGGACTGAAAGATAAGAGATTTGCGGTGATTATTGATGAGGCTCATTCATCTACTGCCGGAAAAGATATGGCGGCGGTAACGATGGCGTTGGGTTCTGGTGAAGAGGTTGAAGCTGATGTTGAGGATTTAATTTCAAGCGAGATTAAACGCAACGGAAAACAGGCAAACGTTTCTATGTTTGCGTTTACCGCTACACCTAAGCCGACTACTATTCAACTGTTTGGCAGATTAAATAAAAAGGGACAACGTGAAGCTTTCCATGTTTATTCAATGAAGCAAGCTATAGAAGAAGGCTTTATTCTTGATGTATTGCAAAACTATACTGAGTATTCTACTTTTTATCGACTCAACAAGGAGATAGAAGAAGATCCAAGGTGTAAGACAAATGAAGCTAAGCGACAGATTGCTCGTTTTATCGAACTTCATGACACTAATATTGCACAACGAGTGGAAGTCATTGTCGAGCATTTTAGAACATCTGTAATGCAAGAACTTGGTGGACAGGCCAAGGCAATGGTAATTACTGCGTCTCGTCAAGGTGCGGTGAAGTATAGGCAGGCATTTGAGGATTATATTACAAAGAAGGGATATGAAGGCATTCATGCTTTGGTAGCATTTTCGGGAAAAGTAAAATTACCGGATGATGATACTGAATATACAGAGGCATCAATGAACGGATTTTCTGAAGATCGATTGACGAGAGAGTTTGATACGGATGCATACCAAGTTCTATTGGTTGCAAATAAATATCAAACAGGATTTGATCAGCCTAAACTTTGTGCAATGTATGTTCTGAAGAAGCTTAAAGGCGTTAATGCTGTACAGACTTTATCAAGGCTTAACCGTATATGTGCACCGTATGATAAAAAGACATTTGTATTGGACTTTGTTAATACATATGAAGAGATAAAAGCCGCGTTTGCACCTTATTACACGACGACTCTATTGTCTAATTCTGTAACTCCGAGTGCAGTATACGATCTTGAAGCCAAAATTGATGCTTATTCAATTCTTGATCCTGCAGATATTGATGCGGCAAATGAGATTTTGTATTCGCAAAAAGTATCTGGAAAAGATAAGCAGCGTTTGACATTCTTCCTGCAGAAAAGCAAGAAGTTGCTTGATAACTTTGATTATGAAGAGCAAAGAAATTGTGTAGCTGTAATGCGTGGTTTTGTTAGATTTTATGAGTTCTTATTACAAGTATCAAGCTTTGAAGATACAGAACTTCACAAAAAATACAATTACGTAGCATACTTGCTTGCATATATAAACATCAAGCATCCGGGTGGAGGCTTTAATTTGGATGGAAAAATTAAAGCTACAAATTTTGTTCAGAAAAAGGGTGAAGAGCATACAAAACCGAAACTCGTAGCTGATCCGATAATGAAATTACCGATAGCAGAACATTTTGGATTAACGGAAGACAAAGAGAAAAGGCTTTCTGAAATAATAGACGAGATTAACAGTAGAACAGGTAAAAACTATGACAATGATGTTGTAGTTAAAGCTATGCTTCAGATTCGAGATATTCTGATGAAATCAGAAAAATTAAAGACAAGCGCTAAGAATAACACTCAAAAAGACTTCGAGTTTTCTTACTTCGATGATATTGATGATGCGCTGATTGAGGGCTTGTCACAAAATCAGGATTTCTTCTCATTGATGCTTTCAAATGAAGAAATGAAAAGAGAAGTACTTGGTATATTTTCAGATGAAATATATAAGAGCTTAAGAAACGCATAA
- a CDS encoding AAA family ATPase — protein MFEKYRLKSALTEYKKSFETRWKDEKYKWEAVQCFQVNWEINAGNFYEMLTKALSQTGNLLASNNYFPAKMIIKFAEIVPEEVRAMFISLYDESKDVYQRIDDFKQKSNSLLERYGNGAAQHYQYENTITTYLWLRYPDKYYIFKLTEIKAVSNELESDYQFKKGAYADNIRNFLSFYNEICDEIKQDDELRNMLASQLTGTCYPDPELRTLTIDVGFYISRYISSDNQSASTDEWWPQDYTPALSVDDWEALLNDNDVFTDSSLEIMKRMLDYGGKATCTQLSIKYGESKNFYNSGSSALAKRIVQKTGCPIMPRDEENSRYWPVLYVGKTAKKDEEGAYVWKLRDELLEALQRVDLSKVKLYANLAPRFWKISHGNDCITDAEAITFDKRRVIVVHKDTAAMAKSSVSQGEDFTANMKKGDFFYMCRGNSVRLLGRIDTDEVEENPEKQDGWCERSYTVIAESRDKNAYSGEKKWWTPNFNSTCIPVPEADYALFEENILKPYFGVTKDDLLKGDTSGMNYWFLNANPKIWSMSSMPVGEVQDYTLYNDNGNKRRIFQNFLDAKAGDMVIGYESTPVKQIVAILRISAEQDGEKIYFEKLEGLTSPIDFSTLKECSELEKMEYFGMQQGSLFKLTKGEYEFILDMIREENPAPATKGNTPYTKDDFLKQVYMTEAKYDRLAAVLKKKKNVILQGAPGVGKTFAAKRLAYSIMGEIDEDRIEFVQFHQNYSYEDFMMGYKPVDEGFKLKFGIFYRFCKKAENHPDKDFFFIIDEINRGNMSKIFGELLMLIEADYRDKKATLAYNGLEFTVPKRLHIIGMMNTADRSLAMIDYALRRRFSFFDMEPGFDSEGFLNYQKGFNSATFDTLVEKIKELNGDILKDPSLGKGFCIGHSYFCNIDECTDDVLKDIVDFDIIPMLSEYWFDDNTKLQKWENILHGVFQ, from the coding sequence ATGTTTGAAAAATATCGCTTAAAATCAGCACTGACTGAATATAAAAAGAGCTTTGAAACACGCTGGAAAGATGAAAAATACAAGTGGGAAGCGGTTCAATGTTTTCAGGTTAACTGGGAGATAAATGCCGGTAATTTCTATGAGATGTTAACCAAGGCACTTTCTCAGACAGGAAATCTTTTGGCATCTAATAACTATTTTCCGGCAAAGATGATCATCAAATTTGCGGAAATAGTGCCAGAAGAAGTACGAGCTATGTTTATAAGCTTATACGATGAAAGTAAAGATGTTTATCAGAGAATTGATGATTTTAAGCAGAAATCAAACAGCCTCTTAGAGCGATATGGAAATGGCGCAGCACAGCACTACCAGTATGAGAACACGATTACTACATACTTATGGCTCAGATATCCGGATAAATATTACATTTTTAAGCTAACAGAGATAAAGGCTGTTTCAAACGAGTTAGAGAGTGACTATCAGTTTAAAAAAGGTGCTTATGCTGACAATATTCGTAATTTCCTATCATTCTACAATGAAATCTGCGATGAGATTAAGCAGGATGATGAACTGAGGAATATGTTAGCATCTCAGCTAACTGGTACATGCTATCCTGATCCGGAGTTAAGGACTCTTACGATTGATGTTGGATTCTATATTAGCAGATACATAAGTAGTGATAATCAGTCTGCATCTACAGATGAATGGTGGCCTCAAGATTATACGCCAGCCCTTTCTGTTGATGATTGGGAAGCGTTATTGAATGATAATGATGTTTTTACTGATAGTAGTTTGGAAATAATGAAGCGAATGCTTGATTATGGCGGAAAAGCTACATGTACCCAGCTTTCAATAAAGTATGGTGAAAGCAAGAATTTTTATAATTCTGGATCGTCCGCATTGGCAAAGAGAATAGTACAGAAGACAGGGTGTCCAATTATGCCTCGCGATGAGGAAAATAGTAGATATTGGCCTGTTCTTTACGTCGGAAAGACCGCAAAGAAAGATGAAGAAGGTGCATATGTCTGGAAACTACGAGATGAGTTACTCGAAGCACTTCAGAGAGTAGATTTATCAAAGGTAAAGCTTTATGCAAATCTTGCTCCCCGTTTTTGGAAGATTAGTCACGGAAATGATTGTATTACCGATGCAGAGGCGATAACTTTCGATAAAAGAAGAGTTATCGTGGTTCATAAAGATACTGCGGCTATGGCAAAATCAAGCGTTAGCCAGGGAGAAGATTTTACTGCAAACATGAAGAAAGGCGATTTCTTCTATATGTGCCGTGGTAATAGTGTAAGACTGCTCGGAAGAATTGATACGGATGAAGTTGAAGAAAATCCGGAAAAGCAAGATGGCTGGTGCGAACGAAGCTATACAGTAATTGCAGAATCACGAGATAAAAATGCATATTCGGGAGAAAAGAAGTGGTGGACACCTAATTTCAATTCTACATGTATTCCTGTTCCTGAAGCGGATTATGCATTATTTGAGGAAAACATATTAAAGCCATACTTTGGTGTGACTAAAGACGATTTGCTAAAAGGTGATACTTCTGGCATGAATTATTGGTTTTTAAATGCAAATCCTAAGATCTGGAGTATGTCAAGCATGCCTGTAGGAGAGGTACAGGATTATACGCTTTACAATGATAATGGTAATAAGAGGCGCATTTTCCAAAACTTCCTTGATGCTAAGGCTGGAGACATGGTGATCGGTTATGAATCTACACCGGTAAAGCAGATTGTAGCCATTCTTAGAATAAGTGCGGAACAAGATGGCGAAAAAATATACTTTGAGAAACTAGAAGGCCTGACTTCTCCTATAGATTTCTCTACGCTTAAAGAGTGCTCTGAACTTGAAAAAATGGAGTACTTTGGTATGCAGCAAGGTAGCCTTTTTAAGCTTACAAAAGGAGAATATGAATTTATTCTCGATATGATACGAGAAGAAAACCCTGCTCCGGCTACAAAAGGCAACACTCCATATACAAAAGATGATTTCCTTAAGCAGGTTTATATGACAGAAGCTAAGTATGATAGATTGGCTGCTGTATTAAAAAAGAAAAAGAATGTAATCCTTCAAGGTGCTCCTGGTGTTGGTAAGACCTTTGCAGCAAAAAGACTGGCTTATTCAATTATGGGAGAAATAGATGAGGATCGCATTGAGTTTGTTCAATTCCATCAGAATTATTCTTATGAAGATTTTATGATGGGATATAAGCCTGTTGACGAGGGATTTAAGCTTAAATTTGGCATTTTTTATAGATTTTGCAAAAAAGCTGAAAATCATCCGGATAAAGATTTCTTCTTTATAATTGATGAAATCAATCGTGGTAATATGAGCAAGATTTTTGGAGAATTGCTTATGCTTATTGAGGCTGATTACCGCGATAAAAAGGCTACTTTAGCTTATAACGGATTAGAGTTTACGGTGCCCAAGCGGTTGCATATCATTGGCATGATGAATACTGCGGATCGAAGCCTTGCAATGATTGACTATGCTCTTCGTAGAAGGTTTAGTTTCTTTGATATGGAACCGGGATTTGACTCAGAAGGATTTTTAAATTATCAAAAGGGCTTTAATAGTGCAACATTTGATACTTTGGTAGAGAAGATAAAGGAACTAAATGGAGATATTTTAAAAGATCCATCATTGGGAAAAGGTTTCTGCATTGGACATAGTTATTTCTGCAATATAGATGAGTGTACAGATGATGTTCTGAAAGATATTGTTGATTTTGATATTATTCCTATGCTTAGTGAATATTGGTTTGATGACAATACAAAACTTCAGAAATGGGAAAACATTTTACATGGGGTATTTCAATGA
- the mcrC gene encoding 5-methylcytosine-specific restriction endonuclease system specificity protein McrC, with product MTRDRRILIKNIYHMLSYAFSSLNHEGFQNVAKEEFDNIQNMFAAILSRGVNLQLKQGLYKEYVEKTEDLSVIHGKINLQGTIRNKIEKRKLVTCDFDELSENNIFNQIIKSSMLLLLSSSEVEEQYKKEMKKSLLFFSTIDEVADLKNIQWSSIRFQRNNQSYRLLLGISQLMIEGMIITTDKGIYKIATFVDDQKMWHLFQNFILEYYKKHYPELRPHSPQIPWDVPESTDMTLLPTMQTDIVLHNKPKTLIIDAKYYSKSSFQKQFDKQTIMSGNLYQIYTYVKNYDNDNTGNVSGLLLYAKTDEELEAKADYMMGNNHIGIDNLDLNVEFENIREKLDSIVERELLYARRIMGANS from the coding sequence ATGACAAGAGATAGAAGGATATTGATAAAAAACATATATCATATGCTTTCTTATGCGTTCAGTTCCCTAAATCATGAAGGCTTTCAAAACGTCGCTAAAGAGGAATTTGATAATATTCAAAATATGTTTGCCGCTATTCTGAGCAGGGGTGTAAACCTCCAGCTTAAACAAGGCCTTTATAAAGAATATGTTGAAAAAACAGAAGATTTGTCAGTCATACATGGGAAGATTAATCTTCAGGGTACAATTAGAAATAAGATTGAAAAAAGAAAACTTGTAACGTGTGACTTTGATGAGTTATCGGAGAATAACATATTCAATCAGATTATTAAGTCTTCTATGCTTTTGCTATTGAGCAGTAGTGAGGTTGAGGAACAGTATAAAAAGGAAATGAAGAAATCTTTGCTGTTTTTTTCAACTATTGATGAAGTTGCTGATTTGAAAAACATACAATGGTCATCTATTAGATTTCAGCGTAATAATCAGAGCTATAGGCTATTACTTGGAATTAGCCAGCTTATGATTGAAGGGATGATTATTACAACTGATAAGGGCATTTATAAAATTGCAACATTTGTTGATGATCAGAAGATGTGGCATTTGTTCCAGAATTTCATTCTGGAATATTATAAAAAGCACTATCCGGAACTGCGACCGCATTCACCGCAGATACCGTGGGATGTACCGGAATCAACAGATATGACATTGCTACCTACAATGCAAACGGATATTGTGCTGCATAATAAACCTAAGACGTTAATAATCGATGCTAAGTATTATTCAAAAAGTTCTTTCCAAAAGCAGTTTGATAAACAGACAATAATGTCTGGAAATCTTTATCAGATTTATACATACGTGAAGAACTATGATAACGATAACACAGGTAATGTTTCGGGGTTGCTATTGTATGCAAAAACTGATGAAGAGCTTGAAGCTAAGGCGGACTACATGATGGGGAATAATCATATCGGTATTGATAATTTAGACTTAAATGTAGAATTTGAAAACATCCGTGAAAAATTAGATTCTATAGTCGAAAGAGAACTGCTCTATGCAAGACGAATAATGGGAGCAAATTCTTGA
- a CDS encoding DnaB-like helicase C-terminal domain-containing protein has protein sequence MERGRIITTGVKELDSLVPGYRQGTLNIIGGRPAAGKTSYALETTAMIAINKNMPVLYVSLAEGADKTKKRMYELCPGAESELDKASIIFEDGCNRLDDLVKRAKELIKEKNIGVVVVDYLQLVKTEDEKLSEQHSIRELRRLAEENNVVIVLLSLLNLDFEKRSDHRLYLTDFDNYECMMMNSEKIFMIQNENGKKTYYLHSYKSEDNSGMSIRE, from the coding sequence ATGGAAAGAGGAAGAATAATAACAACAGGAGTGAAAGAGTTAGATTCATTAGTACCGGGATACAGACAAGGAACATTGAATATCATTGGAGGAAGGCCTGCTGCAGGGAAGACATCATATGCGCTGGAGACCACAGCAATGATAGCTATAAATAAGAACATGCCTGTATTGTACGTATCACTTGCAGAAGGAGCAGATAAGACAAAGAAAAGGATGTATGAATTGTGCCCAGGAGCAGAATCAGAGTTGGATAAGGCATCAATTATATTTGAGGATGGATGCAATAGGCTTGATGATCTTGTGAAGAGGGCTAAAGAACTGATTAAAGAGAAAAATATAGGAGTTGTGGTCGTTGATTATCTTCAGCTTGTAAAAACTGAAGATGAAAAGCTTTCAGAGCAGCATTCTATTCGTGAGTTGAGACGGCTAGCGGAAGAAAACAATGTAGTAATCGTTTTACTATCACTGTTAAATCTTGATTTTGAGAAACGCTCAGATCATAGGCTTTATTTGACGGATTTTGATAATTATGAATGTATGATGATGAATTCTGAAAAGATTTTCATGATCCAGAATGAAAATGGAAAGAAAACCTATTATCTACACTCATATAAGTCAGAAGATAATTCTGGAATGAGTATCAGAGAATAG
- a CDS encoding HNH endonuclease codes for MQPRFDENDRDHIQNLLQINEKANYRKKENTICVWRLGTGSPATRAEVVLKRLDIQVYVGEDTPAYNEVKRIGKEFFDNHLKHSQYEIALRFRSISQAEPVLLALASGFGTNTKPGKRNLEASDERNVLSALVEHMKQNGIVFSSDYSKGDLSKAYAIMGGKSSVIYRQDADDGVNGYLITCYKDGKDRDRLCSELGKEWFKNGESTRPYKIQIERTEIDKAIEILKKNPLNTADELEEENVKAEMHEPVKWLISANKSFDTVRAFNELGTLDWNQGVYKLREGDIVYIYLGKPIQKVRVKCQVVKADMPYSEIDDRKYITGVTDDEIQDYDPVSYGNTMRLTILEEFVESDLFGAKALEEHGILGQIRTPRTITGEALDYFNEIDVDDNILKYFSEDEIIINEAALETDEVVLDDSEIEEEEILGEEREVITKARVNQSKFRQKLIDRYGQCALCGMNMKELLVASHIKPWVESAAKEKTSVENGLLLCPNHDKLFDQGYIAFENDGSILISSLIDEENYELLGINENMKIELTEENVPFIEYHRQNKHIW; via the coding sequence ATGCAACCGAGATTTGATGAAAATGATAGAGATCATATACAAAACTTACTGCAAATAAATGAAAAAGCAAATTATAGAAAGAAAGAAAACACTATTTGTGTTTGGAGGCTTGGAACGGGAAGTCCTGCTACTAGAGCAGAGGTGGTACTTAAGAGACTGGATATCCAAGTGTATGTTGGTGAGGACACTCCGGCTTACAATGAAGTTAAGAGAATTGGAAAAGAATTCTTTGATAATCATTTGAAACATTCTCAATATGAGATAGCGCTTCGCTTTAGATCAATTAGCCAGGCAGAACCTGTCTTATTGGCATTAGCATCAGGATTTGGAACAAATACAAAGCCAGGAAAGAGAAATCTTGAAGCTTCTGACGAACGAAATGTGCTAAGCGCTTTAGTGGAACATATGAAGCAAAATGGTATAGTCTTTTCTTCTGATTATTCCAAAGGAGATTTGTCAAAGGCGTATGCAATTATGGGAGGAAAGTCTTCTGTAATATATCGCCAAGATGCAGATGACGGTGTAAACGGATACTTGATTACTTGTTACAAGGACGGCAAGGACAGAGATCGTCTTTGCTCTGAACTGGGCAAAGAATGGTTCAAGAATGGTGAATCTACTCGCCCTTACAAAATTCAGATTGAAAGAACTGAGATTGATAAGGCAATTGAGATTCTAAAGAAGAACCCGCTTAATACTGCTGACGAGCTTGAGGAAGAAAATGTAAAAGCTGAGATGCATGAGCCTGTGAAGTGGCTTATTTCAGCAAACAAGTCATTTGACACAGTCAGGGCTTTTAATGAGCTTGGAACACTGGATTGGAATCAGGGTGTTTATAAGCTAAGAGAAGGAGATATTGTATATATTTATCTTGGGAAGCCAATACAGAAGGTCAGGGTTAAGTGTCAGGTTGTCAAAGCTGATATGCCTTATTCTGAAATAGATGATAGGAAATATATCACCGGTGTAACAGATGATGAAATACAGGATTATGATCCTGTGTCATATGGAAATACAATGAGATTAACTATTCTTGAGGAGTTTGTTGAGTCTGATCTATTTGGTGCAAAGGCTCTTGAAGAACATGGGATTTTGGGGCAGATAAGAACTCCAAGAACTATTACCGGAGAAGCACTGGATTATTTTAATGAGATTGATGTTGATGATAATATACTCAAATACTTCAGTGAGGATGAAATTATCATTAACGAAGCTGCTTTAGAGACTGATGAAGTCGTTCTTGATGATAGTGAAATAGAAGAGGAAGAAATCCTTGGAGAAGAGCGTGAAGTAATAACGAAAGCCAGAGTTAATCAGTCAAAATTCAGACAGAAGCTTATTGATAGATATGGCCAGTGTGCACTTTGTGGAATGAATATGAAAGAACTTTTGGTGGCCAGTCACATTAAGCCTTGGGTTGAAAGTGCTGCAAAGGAGAAGACTTCGGTAGAAAATGGACTTCTGTTATGCCCTAATCACGATAAACTTTTTGATCAGGGGTATATTGCATTTGAAAATGATGGCTCAATACTTATTTCATCTCTTATCGATGAAGAGAATTACGAGCTGCTTGGCATAAATGAAAACATGAAAATTGAACTTACAGAAGAGAATGTGCCATTTATTGAATATCATAGACAAAACAAGCATATTTGGTAG